A stretch of Gemmatimonadaceae bacterium DNA encodes these proteins:
- a CDS encoding protein kinase, with protein MPDLRSKLQTALGDRYRISRELTGGGMSRIYLAEDRVLEREVVVKVLAPDLVDEERIGRFRLEVLQTARMQHPTIVPVIEVGAIEDTVGHHIPYYVMPYVRGESLRSRMQHDGRLSIGATVRILRNVFDALACAHAYGVIHRDLKPENIFLAGTSAVLADFGIAKAITGPGAARGTTQPGVVLGTPTYMAPEQLVDAENVGPHSDIYAAGVVAYEMLAGRVPWTGRTPTESLAAQAQNAFTPLRAIRTDVPPTLAALVESCLGWDPATRPESAARALTILEGIPLDSSLGSGEYGAINSDPGRGTPPSVSATYATPEQAARGFATPVEATPPAGRRRGWRPALAALGVVAAAAIGVWTLRTRDVTPRVQRLTVLAPELPASVPNATALRDQLLHLLTAQLSPVSGLRLLGQVSVQRLFEASLTSSQVADTLRAQGLDSAVVIVGTPQRDGTLALRLELRTLSGTLKQTLAGPLTLRVRDSLPLDTLTHTVRTLAGQAVARLSLSTDGAAAAVPRKADAFVEWLMGREQVSKRTPEGFRAAIVHFEKALQLDSTYAQASSELSNALALSVFYRYRQDDGEYVLASRALALADRAVALRADLGDGSLSRALIGTITGAPVEYLAEHFGRADRLSAGSPFLATFRAGLFARQGRWDDALALAEAEVRLDPRSAGQRVASALYSIPSHQFATTVRNGSVARSMLPDVPIISQMELLGRLQLGGSALADCPGVPAGPYLGVRALCLERTGAPAEGKRLADSLEAMLTGKAPVDSTYALSLAMGELALYHAAHGEREAAQQWIRQAFLESPSGIDFRVMRSGFFDPSLIALADSLQTAAWARVVAGAQEKAKDR; from the coding sequence ATGCCCGACCTTCGCTCCAAGCTGCAAACGGCGCTCGGCGATCGTTACCGGATCTCGCGCGAGCTGACCGGTGGCGGAATGTCCCGCATCTACCTCGCCGAGGACCGTGTCCTCGAGCGCGAGGTGGTCGTGAAGGTGCTGGCCCCTGATCTCGTCGACGAAGAGCGCATCGGGCGCTTCCGGCTCGAGGTCCTGCAGACGGCGCGCATGCAGCACCCCACCATCGTCCCGGTCATCGAGGTCGGGGCGATCGAGGATACCGTGGGGCATCACATCCCGTACTACGTGATGCCGTACGTCCGCGGCGAATCGCTGCGCAGCCGCATGCAGCACGACGGGCGGCTGTCGATCGGTGCCACGGTGCGCATTCTGCGCAACGTCTTCGATGCGCTGGCCTGTGCGCACGCGTATGGGGTCATTCACCGTGACCTCAAGCCCGAGAACATCTTCCTCGCCGGCACCAGTGCGGTGCTCGCCGACTTCGGCATCGCCAAGGCCATCACCGGCCCCGGCGCGGCGCGGGGCACCACGCAGCCGGGAGTCGTGCTCGGCACGCCGACGTACATGGCGCCCGAACAGCTGGTGGACGCCGAAAACGTGGGCCCGCACAGCGACATCTACGCGGCGGGCGTGGTGGCGTACGAGATGCTCGCCGGTCGGGTGCCGTGGACCGGGCGGACGCCCACCGAGTCGCTGGCGGCGCAGGCGCAGAATGCGTTCACGCCGCTGCGGGCGATCCGTACGGATGTGCCGCCCACGCTGGCCGCGCTCGTGGAATCCTGCCTGGGGTGGGACCCGGCCACGCGCCCGGAGTCGGCGGCGCGGGCGCTGACCATCCTCGAAGGCATTCCACTCGATAGCAGCCTCGGCAGTGGCGAGTACGGCGCCATCAACAGCGACCCCGGACGCGGGACGCCGCCGTCGGTCTCGGCCACGTACGCCACACCCGAACAGGCCGCCCGTGGGTTCGCCACGCCGGTCGAGGCCACCCCACCCGCGGGTCGCCGTCGCGGCTGGCGCCCGGCACTCGCCGCGCTGGGCGTGGTGGCCGCCGCCGCCATCGGCGTGTGGACGCTGCGCACGCGCGATGTCACCCCCCGCGTGCAGCGGCTGACCGTGCTCGCACCGGAACTGCCGGCGTCGGTGCCCAATGCGACCGCGCTGCGCGATCAGCTGCTGCATCTGCTCACGGCGCAGCTGAGCCCCGTCTCCGGACTGCGTCTGCTGGGACAGGTCTCGGTGCAGCGTCTCTTCGAGGCGAGTCTCACCAGCAGTCAGGTCGCGGACACGTTGCGTGCCCAGGGACTCGACTCGGCCGTGGTCATCGTCGGCACGCCGCAGCGCGACGGGACGCTGGCATTGCGCCTCGAGCTGCGCACGCTTTCCGGCACGCTCAAGCAGACACTCGCCGGGCCGCTGACGTTGCGGGTGCGCGATTCGTTGCCGCTCGATACCCTGACGCACACCGTACGCACGCTGGCCGGACAGGCGGTGGCGCGACTGTCACTCAGCACCGATGGCGCAGCGGCAGCCGTGCCCCGCAAAGCCGATGCGTTCGTCGAATGGCTGATGGGGCGTGAGCAGGTCTCCAAGCGCACGCCGGAAGGATTCCGCGCGGCCATCGTGCACTTCGAGAAGGCGCTGCAACTCGACTCGACCTATGCACAGGCGAGTTCGGAGCTGTCGAATGCGCTCGCGCTGTCGGTGTTCTATCGCTATCGGCAGGACGACGGCGAATACGTGCTCGCGTCGCGCGCGCTCGCCCTCGCTGATCGGGCCGTCGCGCTGCGCGCTGATCTCGGCGACGGGTCCCTGTCGCGCGCGCTCATCGGGACGATCACCGGGGCGCCGGTGGAGTATCTCGCGGAGCATTTCGGTCGCGCCGACCGCTTGAGCGCGGGGAGTCCGTTCCTTGCGACGTTCCGCGCGGGGCTGTTTGCGCGGCAGGGGCGCTGGGATGACGCCCTCGCCCTGGCCGAAGCCGAAGTGCGGCTCGATCCGCGGTCGGCCGGGCAGCGCGTGGCCTCGGCGCTCTATTCCATTCCGTCGCATCAGTTCGCGACGACGGTGCGCAACGGCAGCGTCGCCCGCAGCATGCTCCCCGACGTGCCGATCATTTCGCAGATGGAGCTGCTGGGCCGCTTGCAGCTGGGCGGCAGCGCGCTGGCCGACTGCCCCGGTGTGCCGGCCGGCCCGTACCTCGGCGTGCGCGCGCTCTGCCTGGAGCGCACCGGCGCGCCGGCCGAGGGCAAGCGTCTGGCCGATAGTCTGGAAGCGATGCTGACCGGCAAGGCGCCGGTGGATTCGACGTACGCGCTGTCGCTCGCGATGGGTGAGCTCGCGCTCTATCACGCGGCGCACGGCGAGCGCGAGGCGGCCCAGCAGTGGATCCGGCAGGCCTTCCTGGAGTCGCCGTCGGGGATCGATTTCCGCGTCATGCGCTCTGGGTTCTTCGATCCGTCGCTGATCGCGCTGGCCGACTCGCTGCAGACGGCGGCCTGGGCGCGGGTGGTGGCCGGCGCGCAGGAGAAGGCGAAGGACCGGTAA
- a CDS encoding SRPBCC domain-containing protein: MSVHQDPNGRRSVSIEVDVPGTPEQIWQAIATSEGVSSWFQPTEFEMQDGKVVVQASTFGPDMVARSKVTAWDAPRMFATEMQGWIPGSPPLATEWHVEAKSGDACTIRIVYSLFADNADWDDQLLGASGAFGGFLRTLRIYCTHFLGKPSAVMQIAIPAAMSEAEAWDALTTMVGVKGRAVGESFSAPTGAPEYAGVLEFYTDDPKDALFRVSAPGEAIGALGVYTYPGADHTMVAVNFYHYGSDAKERAQREQGVWESWMQARFPAPAA, from the coding sequence ATGAGCGTGCATCAGGATCCCAACGGACGTCGGTCCGTGTCCATCGAAGTCGACGTGCCGGGCACGCCCGAACAGATCTGGCAGGCCATCGCCACCAGCGAAGGCGTGTCGAGCTGGTTTCAACCGACCGAGTTCGAAATGCAGGACGGCAAAGTAGTCGTGCAGGCCTCGACCTTTGGCCCCGACATGGTGGCGCGCTCGAAGGTGACGGCGTGGGACGCCCCGCGGATGTTCGCGACCGAAATGCAGGGGTGGATTCCCGGCTCACCGCCGCTCGCCACCGAGTGGCACGTCGAGGCCAAGAGCGGCGACGCGTGCACCATTCGCATCGTGTACAGCCTCTTCGCCGATAACGCCGACTGGGACGATCAGCTCCTCGGCGCGAGCGGGGCCTTTGGTGGCTTCCTGCGCACGCTGCGTATCTACTGCACGCACTTCCTGGGCAAGCCGAGCGCCGTGATGCAGATCGCGATCCCGGCCGCGATGAGCGAGGCGGAGGCGTGGGACGCGCTCACCACGATGGTGGGCGTAAAGGGGCGCGCGGTGGGCGAGTCATTCTCGGCGCCCACTGGCGCGCCGGAGTACGCCGGCGTGCTCGAGTTCTACACTGATGATCCCAAGGATGCGCTCTTCCGTGTGAGTGCGCCGGGCGAAGCGATTGGTGCGTTGGGCGTGTACACGTATCCCGGCGCGGACCACACGATGGTGGCGGTGAACTTCTATCACTACGGCAGCGACGCGAAGGAACGCGCGCAGCGTGAGCAGGGCGTGTGGGAGTCGTGGATGCAGGCGCGATTCCCTGCCCCCGCCGCGTAG
- a CDS encoding helix-turn-helix domain-containing protein — protein MFDVHVIDDPAAATVALDPVRARLLAELAEPASAATLATRVGLARQKVNYHLRALEAHGLVQLAEEKQWGGLTERRLVASAASYMVSPQALGPAAITPERTRDRLSASYLVALGARMVREVGALVRRAHDAGKRLATLSIDTEVHFASPADRAAFTHELANAVADLVATYHHPTAPGSRAHRLIVAAHPLPLPQPPLPPTPTELS, from the coding sequence ATGTTCGACGTCCACGTCATCGACGACCCCGCCGCGGCCACCGTCGCCCTCGACCCGGTCCGCGCTCGCCTCCTCGCGGAGCTCGCCGAGCCGGCCTCGGCGGCCACCCTGGCCACCCGGGTCGGGCTCGCCCGGCAGAAGGTCAACTACCACCTGCGCGCCCTCGAAGCACACGGGCTGGTGCAGTTGGCCGAGGAGAAGCAGTGGGGCGGCCTGACGGAACGGCGGCTGGTGGCGTCGGCGGCGAGCTACATGGTGTCGCCGCAGGCGCTGGGCCCGGCGGCCATCACGCCCGAGCGGACGCGCGATCGGCTCTCGGCCAGTTACCTCGTGGCCCTCGGCGCGCGCATGGTGCGCGAAGTGGGCGCCCTGGTCCGGCGGGCGCACGACGCCGGGAAGCGGCTGGCGACGCTGTCGATCGATACCGAGGTGCACTTCGCCTCGCCCGCCGATCGCGCGGCGTTCACGCACGAACTCGCCAACGCGGTCGCCGACCTCGTGGCGACGTACCACCACCCCACCGCGCCGGGCTCCCGCGCCCATCGTCTCATTGTGGCGGCGCATCCACTCCCTCTGCCGCAGCCCCCGCTGCCGCCTACCCCAACGGAGCTCTCATGA
- a CDS encoding DUF2075 domain-containing protein — protein sequence MQAEVSEVLIRDELARQYSAILEYELPMESRRPDVILLVGAGVMVVELKGKLSPSQADLDQAAAYARDLRNYHRECANRDVVPVLVPTRARGYQHQIDGVHVAGPDALDDLVAEITRARREPVINRQAFLSEEAYCPLPTIVEAARELMASGTLRTISRAHAATKPALEEITRLIHLAAATKSRHLILLTGVPGAGKTLVGLQTVHARFLDDLAVDRGNAKPSAPAVYLSGNGPLVEVLQYEMKSAGGDGKTFVRGVKEYVKRYSSARSPIPPEHVLIFDEAQRAYDRDKMRASHKNDAARSEPEEFITFADRIPDWCVVVGLIGSGQEIHVGEEAGLAQWRIAVEGSSKSNEWTIHAPPAVAGLFRSGTVEFELTPALNLDTELRFHQAKDLHRYVAQLLDGVEAAQLAPIAHRLNADGLHLRITRSLDVAKRYLRDRYGEDRNARFGMIASSKDRDLAAFGVPNDFQSTKRVKMGPWYGDHERDYGGHSCRRLETCVTEFGAQGLELDAALLAWGTDFIRHDGLWSNARASGYRQRSLVRDAFQLRLNAYRVLLTRGRDATVVYVPPLECLNETYRYLVDSGMTELLERREE from the coding sequence TTGCAGGCTGAGGTGTCGGAAGTGCTGATTCGCGACGAGCTGGCACGACAGTATTCGGCGATTCTCGAGTATGAGCTGCCGATGGAGTCCCGTCGTCCCGATGTGATTCTGCTCGTGGGCGCCGGAGTGATGGTCGTTGAGCTCAAGGGAAAGCTGTCGCCTTCCCAGGCGGATCTGGATCAGGCGGCCGCGTACGCCCGTGATCTACGCAACTATCACCGCGAGTGCGCGAATCGGGACGTCGTGCCGGTGCTGGTACCCACACGCGCGCGCGGCTATCAGCACCAAATCGATGGCGTGCATGTAGCCGGCCCCGATGCGCTGGACGACCTAGTCGCAGAGATTACTCGCGCACGACGGGAGCCCGTTATCAACCGACAAGCCTTCCTGTCGGAAGAGGCTTATTGCCCGTTACCGACCATTGTGGAAGCGGCGCGTGAATTGATGGCCTCCGGTACGTTGCGCACGATCTCTCGTGCGCACGCGGCAACCAAGCCGGCGCTCGAGGAGATCACGCGACTGATCCACTTGGCAGCGGCGACCAAGTCTCGACACCTGATCCTGCTGACGGGGGTTCCAGGGGCGGGGAAGACACTCGTGGGCCTGCAAACGGTGCACGCCCGCTTTCTCGATGATCTCGCAGTGGACCGCGGGAACGCGAAGCCGTCCGCGCCAGCCGTCTATCTCAGTGGAAACGGCCCGTTGGTCGAGGTGCTGCAATACGAAATGAAAAGCGCGGGCGGTGACGGCAAAACGTTCGTGCGCGGCGTGAAGGAGTACGTCAAGCGCTACTCGTCAGCGCGCTCGCCCATACCGCCAGAGCACGTGCTGATTTTCGATGAGGCGCAACGTGCGTATGACCGCGACAAGATGCGCGCGTCACACAAGAATGACGCGGCACGAAGCGAGCCAGAGGAATTCATTACCTTCGCGGATCGCATACCAGACTGGTGTGTCGTCGTAGGACTCATCGGCAGCGGCCAAGAGATTCACGTTGGCGAGGAGGCCGGCCTGGCGCAGTGGCGCATCGCGGTGGAGGGATCCTCGAAGTCGAACGAGTGGACCATTCATGCGCCACCCGCCGTCGCCGGACTGTTTCGTAGCGGCACGGTCGAATTTGAACTCACGCCGGCGCTGAACCTCGACACAGAGCTTCGCTTTCATCAAGCAAAGGACCTGCACCGCTATGTGGCGCAGCTGCTCGACGGCGTGGAGGCGGCACAGTTAGCACCCATCGCTCACCGCTTGAATGCCGATGGACTTCACCTGCGCATCACGCGATCGCTTGATGTTGCCAAGCGCTATCTGCGTGATCGATATGGAGAAGATCGCAACGCCCGCTTTGGCATGATCGCTTCCTCGAAAGATCGGGACCTGGCCGCATTCGGCGTTCCCAACGACTTTCAGTCCACCAAGCGGGTCAAGATGGGGCCGTGGTATGGCGACCATGAGCGGGATTACGGTGGGCACAGCTGTCGTCGCCTGGAGACCTGTGTCACCGAGTTTGGCGCACAGGGCCTTGAGCTAGACGCCGCGCTGCTCGCGTGGGGCACGGACTTCATCCGTCACGATGGCCTCTGGTCCAACGCGCGCGCTAGCGGATATCGTCAGCGATCACTGGTACGTGATGCGTTTCAGCTTCGGCTGAACGCATATCGCGTGCTCCTCACACGCGGTCGCGACGCCACGGTGGTATACGTCCCGCCACTCGAGTGCCTCAACGAGACCTACCGATACCTCGTGGACTCGGGCATGACCGAGCTCCTGGAGCGTCGAGAGGAGTAG